In Desulfobacterales bacterium, a genomic segment contains:
- the ilvD gene encoding dihydroxy-acid dehydratase, which yields MTKLRSQKILQRPRWSKVRALFKSMGYSDTDLDRPLIGIANSWNRLVPGHYNLKQVAEYAAQGILQAGGTPIEFGVIAACDGVANGHEGMRYILPSRELIAGSIEIMVQAHRLDGIVLLGSCDKIVPAMLMAAARLDIPAILVVGGPAEGGCQFDGRAADTTSIAEGLGMLKAGRIDKATYNQLENAAMPSCGSCSFLGTANSMGCVAEAMGMSLAGSATIPATHADRLRYAQHSGRRIVDLVLKGITARQMINRMGIENAIRLTAAIGGSTNVALHLPAIGYEAGVPVPMTLFDELCRTTPHIAKMNPAAAPNVPDFHRAGGVPAVMKEILPLLHAGAFTVSGKTVAENLVHTPPGDPAIIRSRKDTWSSQGGLAVLRGNLAPDTAVTKPAAIHADMHTFAGKARCFDSEEEANQAILEGKIQAGEVLVIRYEGPKGGPGMREMATAMKLLYGCGLAMKTAVVTDGRFSGTNNGCFVGHISPEAAEGGPIAAVRDGDIVTIDIPNRSLRLEIKDDELQARLSKWQRPPSKFTKGFLSIYAKLAASAAEGAILKTD from the coding sequence ATGACAAAACTTCGAAGCCAAAAAATTCTTCAGCGGCCGCGGTGGTCAAAGGTTCGCGCGCTTTTTAAATCCATGGGTTACAGCGACACGGATTTGGACCGCCCGTTGATCGGAATTGCCAACTCCTGGAACCGTTTGGTGCCCGGTCACTATAACTTGAAGCAGGTCGCCGAGTATGCGGCCCAAGGGATACTTCAGGCGGGCGGCACCCCCATAGAGTTTGGAGTCATTGCCGCCTGTGACGGCGTCGCCAACGGGCATGAGGGCATGCGCTATATCCTGCCTTCGCGGGAGCTGATTGCCGGCAGCATCGAAATCATGGTGCAGGCGCATCGATTGGACGGCATTGTGTTGCTGGGTTCCTGCGATAAGATTGTTCCGGCCATGCTCATGGCTGCTGCACGGCTGGACATTCCGGCAATCCTCGTGGTGGGGGGGCCTGCCGAAGGCGGCTGCCAATTCGACGGGCGGGCGGCTGATACGACCTCCATTGCCGAGGGGTTGGGCATGCTTAAGGCCGGGCGGATCGATAAAGCGACTTACAACCAGCTTGAAAACGCTGCGATGCCCAGCTGCGGGTCCTGTTCTTTTCTGGGAACGGCCAACTCCATGGGTTGTGTTGCCGAGGCCATGGGCATGAGCCTTGCCGGGTCTGCCACCATTCCGGCAACCCATGCCGACCGCCTTCGCTACGCCCAGCATTCCGGACGACGGATTGTCGACCTGGTGCTGAAAGGAATCACGGCACGCCAAATGATCAATCGAATGGGGATAGAAAACGCCATCCGGCTGACAGCCGCCATCGGTGGTTCCACCAACGTGGCCCTGCATCTGCCTGCCATCGGATACGAGGCCGGTGTTCCGGTTCCCATGACCCTTTTTGATGAGCTCTGTCGAACCACACCCCATATTGCCAAGATGAATCCGGCCGCAGCTCCCAACGTACCCGACTTTCACCGGGCCGGCGGCGTCCCGGCCGTCATGAAAGAAATATTACCCCTGCTTCACGCCGGGGCGTTCACCGTGTCCGGCAAGACCGTTGCCGAGAATTTGGTTCATACGCCTCCCGGCGATCCGGCCATCATCCGCTCCCGCAAGGACACATGGAGCAGCCAGGGCGGCCTGGCGGTCCTGCGCGGCAACCTGGCCCCCGATACCGCCGTCACTAAGCCTGCCGCCATCCATGCGGACATGCATACTTTCGCAGGCAAGGCCCGATGTTTTGACTCTGAGGAGGAGGCCAACCAGGCCATCCTGGAGGGGAAGATCCAGGCAGGAGAGGTATTGGTGATCCGCTATGAAGGCCCCAAAGGGGGACCGGGCATGCGGGAAATGGCGACGGCCATGAAGCTGCTTTACGGCTGCGGACTTGCCATGAAAACCGCCGTGGTTACCGACGGGCGCTTTTCAGGTACAAACAACGGCTGTTTCGTCGGCCACATATCCCCGGAAGCTGCCGAGGGCGGTCCTATCGCTGCCGTTCGTGACGGTGATATCGTCACCATCGACATTCCCAACCGGAGCCTTCGGCTGGAAATCAAAGATGATGAGCTACAGGCGCGATTGTCCAAGTGGCAGCGGCCGCCCTCAAAGTTCACCAAAGGCTTTTTGAGCATATACGCCAAACTGGCTGCTTCTGCAGCAGAGGGCGCCATTCTAAAAACCGATTAG
- a CDS encoding cupin domain-containing protein, which yields MKVTHWKDCEDVKIDKFPYKGEFNEVIGTSIRWLSKHGDDGNGYPEYGLRFFTTQPGGQIPIHNHFYHQTMYILAGEFECWEFNPETGEKAKKIVCGPGTAIYIPSMEPHGMKNIGSEPGMFLCCICNVYEEGETL from the coding sequence ATGAAGGTAACACACTGGAAGGACTGTGAAGACGTTAAAATCGACAAGTTTCCCTACAAGGGGGAGTTTAATGAGGTGATCGGCACCAGCATTCGCTGGCTGTCGAAACACGGTGATGACGGTAACGGATATCCCGAGTATGGCTTGAGATTTTTTACCACCCAGCCCGGCGGCCAGATTCCCATCCATAACCACTTTTATCATCAGACCATGTATATCCTGGCCGGTGAATTTGAATGCTGGGAATTCAACCCGGAAACCGGCGAAAAGGCAAAAAAAATAGTCTGCGGCCCCGGCACCGCCATTTACATCCCCAGCATGGAGCCCCACGGCATGAAGAATATCGGCAGCGAGCCGGGCATGTTCCTGTGCTGTATCTGTAATGTATACGAAGAAGGAGAAACCCTGTAG